One Cucurbita pepo subsp. pepo cultivar mu-cu-16 chromosome LG09, ASM280686v2, whole genome shotgun sequence DNA window includes the following coding sequences:
- the LOC111802084 gene encoding glutamate synthase [NADH], amyloplastic-like isoform X3 — MLAKSGSLLKLPAAPFTFDKTSVKPQLNVNPKARLATRAARCSASNGASRSLNVSEKKFFGARLRAPGSGRVQFWHLDGPGRSPKFRFAVRSGLSAVPEKPLGLYDPKFDKDSCGVGFVAELSGESSRKTITDALEMLVRMAHRGACGCEANTGDGAGLLLALPHEFFKEAARDDGFELPPPGQYAVGMFFLPTSDCRREESKKVFTKVAESLGHSVLGWRSVPTDNTGLGKSAVITEPVIEQVFLTPSARSKVDLEKQMYILRRLSMVAIRAALNLEHGGAKDFYICSLSSRTIVYKGQLKPIQLKDYYLDLGNERFTSYMALVHSRFSTNTFPSWDRAQPMRILGHNGEINTLRGNVNWMKAREGLLKCTELGLSEDELKHLLPIVDSSSSDSGAFDGVLELLIRAGRSLPEAVMMMIPEAWQNDENMDPQRKALYEYFSCLMEPWDGPALISFTDGRYLGATLDRNGLRPGRFYVTHSGRVIMASEVGVVDIAPEDVSRKGRLNPGMMLLVDFENHVVVDDEALKQQYSLARPYGEWLKRQKIELKDIVSSIDKSELISPAIAGALSTSADDDNMDNMGIHGLLAPLKAFGFTTEGLEMLLLPMATDGSEALGSMGNDTPLAVMSNREKLTFEYFKQMFAQVTNPPIDPIREKIVTSMQCMIGPEGDLTETTEGQCHLLSLEGPLLSIEETEAVKMMNYRGWRSKVLDITYPKYLGRRGLEETLDRICAEAHDAIKEGYTTLVLSDRAFSTKRVAVSSLLAVGAVHQYLVKNLLRTQVGLIVESAEPREVHHFCTLVGFGADAICPYLAMEAIWRLQVDGRIPAKSSGEFHSKEELVKKYFNASTYGMMKVLAKMGISTLASYKGAQIFEALGLSSEVVDKCFAGTPSRVEGATFDMLARDSLSLHEMAFPSRAFPPGSAEAVALPNPGDYHWRKGGEIHLNDPVAIAKLQEAARTNSVNAYKEYSKLVHELNKACNLRGLLKFKETGASIPLDEVESASEIVKRFCTGAMSYGSISLEAHSTLAMAMNKIGGKSNTGEGGEQPSRMEPLPDGSMNPKRSAIKQVASGRFGVSSYYLTNADELQIKMAQGAKPGEGGELPGHKVVGEIAATRNSTAGVGLISPPPHHDIYSIEDLAQLIHDLKNSNPAARISVKLVSEAGVGVIASGVVKGHADHVLISGHDGGTGASRWTGIKNAGLPWELGLAETHQTLVANDLRGRTVLQTDGQLKTGRDVAIAALLGAEEFGFSTAPLITMGCIMMRKCHKNTCPVGIATQDPVLREKFAGEPEHVINFFFMVAEEMREIMSQLGFRTVNEMVGRSDVLEVDKEVAWRNEKLDNIDLSLLLRPASDLRPEAAQYCVQKQDHGLDMALDQKLIALSKSALEKSLPVYIESPINNVNRAVGTMLSHEVTKRYHMAGLPSETIHIKFTGSAGQSLGAFLCSGIMLELEGDSNDYVGKGLSGGKIVIYPPKESLFDPKENIIIGNVALYGAICGEAYFNGMAAERFCVRNSGAKAVVEGVGDHGCEYMTGGTVVVLGKTGRNFAAGMSGGIAYVLDLDGQFESRCNLELVDLDKVEEEDDILTLKMMIQQHQRHTSSNFAKEVLDNFENLLPRFIKVFPREYKRVLLNMKAQEAANEASEPAVIKDAFEELKKMAAASLNGNSKQIEAPKRPTEIPDAVKHRGFIAYEREGVKYRDPTVRMGDWKEVMEESKPGPLLKTQSARCMDCGTPFCHQENSGCPLGNKIPEFNELVYQNRWREALDRLLETNNFPEFTGRVCPAPCEGSCVLGIIENPVSIKSIECAIIDKAYEEGWMTPRPPLTRSGKRVAVVGSGPSGMAAADQLNKMGHTVTVYERADRIGGLMMYGVPNMKTDKVDVVQRRVNLMAEEGVNFVVNANVGTDPSYSLERLRDENDALILAVGATKPRDLPVPGRELAGVHFAMEFLHSNTKSLLDSNLEDGKYISAKNKKVVVIGGGDTGTDCLGTSIRHGCSSIVNLELLSQPPLTRAPGNPWPQWPRIFRVDYGHQEAAAKFGKDPRSYEVLTKRFIGDESGVVKGLEVVRVQWEKDASGRFQFKEVEGSEEIIEADLVLLAMGFLGPESTVADKLGVEKDTRSNFKAEYGRFSTSVDGVFAAGDCRRGQSLVVWAISEGRQAAAQVDKYLSKEEKNVVVGEGGYEGVGRRSQDYKNNRPQESTSSSSSRHTVMT, encoded by the exons ATGCTGGCGAAATCTGGTTCTCTTCTTAAGCTTCCGGCGGCTCCTTTCACGTTTGATAAGACCTCTGTTAAGCCCCAGTTGAATGTTAACCCTAAAGCTCGGTTGGCAACCAGAGCTGCGCGATGCTCCGCTTCTAATGGAGCATCGAGGTCGTTAAACGTGTCGGAGAAGAAGTTCTTTGGAGCCCGTTTGAGGGCTCCGGGATCCGGAAGAGTCCAGTTTTGGCATTTGGACGGTCCTGGCCGGTCGCCGAAGTTCCGGTTTGCAGTCCGCTCGGGTCTGTCAGCTGTGCCTGAGAAACCACTTGGCCTTTACGATCCGAAATTCGATAAGGACTCCTGTGGAGTTGGGTTCGTTGCTGAATTATCCGGCGAAAGCAGCCGCAAGACG ATAACTGATGCTTTGGAAATGTTGGTTCGTATGGCACATAGAGGTGCTTGCGGTTGCGAAGCAAATACTGGTGATGGAGCTGGGCTTCTTCTAGCTCTTCCGCACGAGTTCTTTAAAGAG GCGGCAAGAGATGATGGGTTCGAGCTCCCACCGCCGGGGCAGTATGCCGTTGGCATGTTTTTCTTGCCCACGTCCGATTGCCGCAGAGAGGAAAGTAAAAAAGTATTTACAAAG GTTGCCGAATCACTTGGGCATTCTGTTCTTGGATGGCGGTCTGTGCCAACCGACAATACTGGATTGGGCAAGTCTGCCGTAATTACGGAACCTGTGATTGAGCAAGTGTTCCTTACCCCAAGTGCAAGGTCGAAAGTTGATTTGGAAAAACAG ATGTACATATTAAGGAGGCTTTCAATGGTGGCTATTCGTGCTGCATTAAATCTCGAGCACGGTGGCGCTAAAGACTTCTACATTTGTTCTCTCTCCTCGAG GACCATTGTGTACAAAGGTCAATTGAAGCCGATACAGTTGAAGGACTATTATCTGGATCTTGGGAATGAAAGGTTTACGAGCTACATGGCCCtg GTGCACTCCCGGTTTTCGACCAATACTTTTCCTAGCTGGGATCGTGCTCAACCCATGCGTATCTTGGGCCACAATGGAGAAATCAACACCCTTAGAGGCAACGTGAATTG GATGAAGGCACGAGAAGGTCTACTGAAGTGTACGGAACTTGGTCTGTCAGAAGACGAGTTAAAACATCTATTACCCATTGTGGATTCCAGCTCTTCAGATTCAG GAGCTTTTGACGGTGTTCTTGAGCTTTTAATTAGAGCTGGTAGAAGTCTTCCAGAAGCCGTCATGATGATGATCCCTGAAGCATGGCAAAATGACGAGAATATGGATCCTCAGAGGAAAGCattatatgaatatttttcatGTCTCATGGAGCCGTGGGATGGACCTGCTCTTATTTCAT TTACTGATGGCCGCTATCTTGGAGCTACTTTGGATCGCAATGGACTTCGGCCTGGTCGTTTCTATGTAACTCACAGTGGGCGAGTTATAATGGCCAGTGAAGTTGGTGTAGTGGACATTGCACCAGAGGATGTTTCAAGGAAAGGAAGGCTCAACCCTGGGATGATGCTTTTAGTGGATTTTGAAAATCATGTTGTTGTAGATGATGAAGCCTTGAAGCAGCAATATTCACTTGCTAGGCCTTATGGAGAGTGGCTTAAAAGGCAGAAGATTGAACTAAAGGACATTGTTAGCTCGATTGACAAATCTGAATTGATCTCTCCAGCAATTGCAGGAGCATTGTCT ACGTCAGCTGATGATGATAACATGGATAATATGGGCATACATGGTTTACTCGCTCCCTTGAAAGCCTTTGG CTTCACTACTGAAGGCTTGGAGATGTTGTTGCTTCCTATGGCAACAGATGGTTCTGAGGCCCTTGGTTCAATGGGAAATGATACTCCACTAGCTGTCATGTCCAACAGAGAAAAGCTCACTTTTGAGTATTTCAAGCAAATGTTCGCTCAGGTTACGAATCCTCCAATTGATCCCATCAGAGAGAAGATAGTGACCTCCATGCAATGTATGATTGGTCCAGAAGGAGACCTGACTGAAACTACTGAAGGACAATGTCACCTTCTGTCGTTGGAAGGCCCTCTCTTGTCTATTGAAGAAACGGAAGCAGTAAAAATGATGAATTATAGGGGCTGGCGAAGTAAAGTTTTAGATATCACATATCCAAAATACCTTGGTAGGAGAGGATTGGAGGAGACATTGGATAGGATTTGTGCCGAAGCTCATGATGCCATTAAGGAGGGGTATACTACCCTTGTTCTTTCCGATAGAG CCTTCTCAACCAAGCGTGTTGCTGTGAGCTCCCTCTTGGCTGTTGGTGCTGTCCATCAGTACCTAGTTAAAAATCTATTACGCACTCAAGTTGGCTTGATAGTAGAATCTGCTGAACCCCGTGAAGTCCACCATTTTTGTACACTTGTGGGATTTGGTGCTGATGCTATATGCCCTTACCTGGCTATGGAGGCCATCTGGAGATTACAAGTTGATGGACGAATTCCAGCAAAATCAAGCGGTGAATTCCATTCCAAAGAGGAATTGGTCAAGAAGTACTTCAATGCAAGCACCTACGGGATGATGAAGGTTCTTGCAAAGATGGGGATATCAACTTTGGCATCTTATAAAGGTGCTCAAATTTTTGAAGCTCTTGGTCTTTCATCAGAAGTTGTTGACAAGTGCTTTGCTGGAACTCCTAGCAGAGTAGAGGGTGCAACATTTGACATGCTGGCTCGTGATTCACTTAGTTTGCATGAAATGGCTTTTCCCTCTAGAGCTTTCCCGCCTGGTAGTGCGGAAGCTGTAGCATTACCAAACCCTGGGGATTATCATTGGAGGAAGGGTGGTGAAATTCACTTAAATGATCCAGTAGCCATAGCAAAATTGCAAGAGGCTGCTCGAACTAATAGTGTAAATGCCTATAAGGAGTACTCCAAGCTTGTCcatgaattaaataaagcATGCAATTTGAGAGGACTTCTGAAATTTAAAGAGACAGGGGCAAGTATTCCCTTGGATGAAGTGGAGTCGGCTAGTGAAATTGTTAAGCGGTTTTGCACTGGTGCAATGAGTTATGGATCAATCTCTCTGGAGGCACACTCTACTTTGGCAATGGCTATGAATAAAATTGGTGGAAAATCAAACACAG GTGAGGGAGGAGAGCAGCCATCTCGAATGGAGCCTCTTCCTGATGGTTCGATGAATCCAAAGAGAAGCGCTATCAAACAAGTTGCGAGTGGGAGGTTTGGTGTTTCAAGTTACTACCTCACAAATGCAGACGAACTGCAGATAAAAATGGCTCAG GGGGCCAAGCCCGGTGAGGGTGGTGAACTTCCTGGTCACAAGGTTGTTGGTGAAATTGCAGCAACAAGGAATTCTACAGCTGGAGTAGGGCTTATCAGCCCACCTCCTCATCATGATATTTATTCTATTGAAGATCTTGCTCAGTTAATCCATGATCTGAAG AATTCCAACCCAGCTGCTCGGATTAGTGTGAAGTTGGTGTCTGAAGCAGGTGTTGGTGTAATTGCCAGTGGAGTTGTTAAGGGCCACGCAGATCATGTACTAATTTCTGGTCATGATGGAGGTACAGGTGCATCAAGGTGGACTGGCATCAAGAATGCTGGGCTTCCATGGGAACTGGGGTTGGCTGAAACCCACCAAACTCTGGTTGCTAATGACCTTCGTGGTCGTACGGTGCTTCAGACAGATGGTCAATTAAAAACTGGAAGGGATGTGGCTATAGCTGCTTTGCTTGGGGCAGAGGAATTTGGCTTCAGCACTGCACCCCTTATTACAATGGGCTGCATTATGATGCGGAAGTGCCACAAGAACACATGCCCAGTTGGAATTGCTACTCAAGATCCTGTTCTTAGAGAGAAGTTTGCAGGAGAACCTGAACATGTGatcaactttttctttatggTAGCTGAGGAAATGAGGGAGATAATGTCCCAGCTTGGATTTCGTACAGTCAACGAGATGGTTGGTCGTTCTGATGTGTTGGAAGTTGATAAGGAAGTTGCTTGGCGAAATGAGAAGCTAGATAATATTGATCTCTCTCTGTTACTTAGACCTGCTTCTGATCTACGGCCTGAAGCTGCTCAATACTGTGTGCAGAAACAAGATCACGGTCTGGACATGGCTTTGGATCAAAAGCTGATTGCACTTTCAAAGTCTGCGCTGGAAAAGAGTCTTCCTGTGTACATTGAATCCCCAATCAACAATGTCAACCGTGCTGTTGGAACAATGCTTAGCCATGAGGTAACCAAGCGTTACCACATGGCTGGGCTTCCTTCAGAAACTATTCATATCAAATTCACTGGAAGTGCTGGACAGAGTCTTGGAGCATTCCTCTGCTCTGGCATAATGCTAGAGCTGGAGGGTGACAGCAATGACTATGTTGGCAAAGGATTATCAGGTGGCAAAATTGTCATTTACCCTCCAAAGGAGAGTTTGTTTGATCCTAAAGAGAACATAATCATAGGTAATGTGGCTCTTTATGGTGCTATATGTGGTGAGGCCTATTTCAATGGTATGGCAGCAGAAAGGTTTTGTGTACGTAATTCAGGGGCAAAGGCTGTTGTGGAGGGTGTTGGTGATCATGGATGTGAATATATGACTGGTGGCACTGTTGTCGTTCTTGGTAAAACTGGAAGAAATTTTGCTGCCGGTATGAGCGGAGGTATTGCGTATGTTCTAGACTTGGATGGACAATTTGAATCCCGATGCAATCTAGAGCTTGTGGATCTGGACAAAGTTGAAGAAGAGGATGATATTTTGACTCTGAAAATGATGATACAGCAGCATCAGCGTCACACATCAAGCAACTTCGCAAAAGAAGTCCTTGATAACTTCGAGAACTTATTGCCTAGGTTTATAAAGGTTTTCCCAAGGGAATATAAGCGTGTTCTCTTGAACATGAAAGCTCAAGAAGCCGCCAACGAGGCTTCAGAACCAGCTGTTATAAAGGATGCATTTGAGGAGCTCAAGAAAATGGCTGCTGCCTCCTTGAATGGGAATTCCAAACAG ATTGAAGCACCAAAGAGACCTACTGAGATACCTGATGCTGTTAAACATCGGGGCTTTATTGCTTATGAGCGGGAGGGAGTGAAGTACAGGGATCCCACTGTTCGAATGGGTGATTGGAAAGAGGTTATGGAAGAATCAAAACCTGGGCCGCTGTTAAAAACTCAGTCAGCTCGATGCATGGATTGTGGAACCCCATTTTGCCATCAG gAGAACTCCGGATGCCCTCTTGGTAATAAAATTCCTGAATTCAATGAGTTAGTTTATCAGAATAGGTGGCGTGAAGCTCTGGATCGTCTTCTTGAAACAAACAACTTCCCAGAGTTTACCGGCCGGGTCTGCCCTGCCCCATGCGAAGGATCTTGTGTTCTGGGCATTATTGAAAATCCTGTGTCTATCAAAAGCATTGAATGTGCAATTATAGACAAGGCCTATGAAGAGGGGTGGATGACTCCACGGCCTCCCCTTACGAGATCTGG GAAAAGAGTAGCCGTTGTTGGAAGTGGACCATCTGGCATGGCTGCAGCAGACCAGCTAAATAAAATGGGTCACACAGTGACAGTGTATGAACGAGCTGACAGAATTGGAGGACTTATGATGTATGGAGTACCAAATATGAAGACTGACAAAGTGGATGTAGTTCAGCGGCGTGTTAACCTTATGGCAGAGGAAGGTGTTAACTTTGTTGTTAATGCTAACGTTGGAACTGATCCTTCATATTCTCTTGAACGTCTTCGAGATGAAAATGATGCACTCATTTTGGCTGTTGGTGCCACAAAACCAAG GGACCTTCCTGTGCCTGGACGGGAACTTGCCGGAGTCCATTTTGCCATGGAATTCCTTCATTCAAACACGAAAAGCTTGCTTGATAGCAATCTGGAAGATGGTAAATACATTTctgcaaagaacaaaaaggtgGTTGTGATTGGTGGTGGTGACACTGGAACAGATTGCTTGGGAACCTCTATAAGGCATGGTTGCAGTAGCATTGTAAATCTAGAGCTTCTTTCTCAGCCGCCACTGACCAGGGCTCCCGGGAACCCTTGGCCACAG TGGCCCAGAATATTCCGAGTTGATTATGGACACCAGGAAGCAGCTGCCAAATTCGGAAAAGATCCAAGATCCTACGAGGTTCTGACTAAGCGGTTTATTGGAGATGAAAGTGGGGTAGTTAAAGGACTTGAAGTTGTGCGTGTTCAATGGGAGAAGGATGCAAGCGGAAGGTTCCAGTTCAAGGAGGTGGAAGGCAGCGAGGAAATAATAGAGGCCGATCTTGTTTTACTGGCAATGGGATTCCTGGGTCCCGAATCG ACAGTAGCAGACAAGCTGGGCGTGGAGAAGGATACCCGGTCGAACTTCAAGGCTGAGTATGGCCGCTTCTCAACTAGTGTAGACGGAGTGTTTGCAGCCGGAGACTGCCGTCGGGGCCAGTCCCTCGTGGTATGGGCCATCTCTGAAGGACGGCAAGCAGCTGCTCAGGTTGACAAGTACCTgtcaaaggaagaaaagaacgtTGTTGTAGGTGAAGGAGGGTATGAAGGGGTTGGGAGAAGGTCCCAAGATTACAAGAACAACAGGCCACAGGAGAGTACAAGCAGTAGCAGCAGCAGACACACAGTAATGACATAG